From the genome of Anopheles funestus chromosome 2RL, idAnoFuneDA-416_04, whole genome shotgun sequence:
GGTTGACAGATATGTGCTTATATAATACAGTTCAATATTTGCTCTTATTTACTCTGGCCGCATACGATATGAAGCTGTCATTTCagaagctgcacggataaGAAGACAACCAGATAAAAAGTACCCGTATAATCGGCGGACGACTTTATCTTCTGTTTAACCTGAATTAATTTGACAAATACTACACTTGTCGATATTATCGTATACGTCGGTATACTTGTCAGTTGTTCGTTCCTGAATGGTTGTGATTTCGAAATTTTACATCAAACCCAATTTCGATAGTGAAAatcgattgtttctttttcattccaatAGTTATCTTTTGAACTCTCAATCTCGAATAATCCATTTCAAATGGATTGATCTCCGTTATCGTTATCGAGATTGAGCACAAAACGGTACAATGACATAAGCGCTGTACGATCCAATCCCCACGCTGGCGAAGTGTTGCAGTTTGCAGCATCAGTTGGAATctgttggaagaaaattttccaatccaTGTTCCGCAGCTGACATGATTGATGGCAAAGTTTGGATTGAGAATGCGTTTCGCTGTTCGAAAAGCGATCGATAGATGAACCCAACCAACCGTACATTGTACTCGTCCATCTTATCTTCACCCCATCATCCTACATCGTTACATCGTACCAGAGGCCAATGCGCGCTGCAAAACAGCGTAATATGAAATGCCTGAATTTTCCCATAAATCCAGGGATTGTTTTTCACGATTCGTTCTCTTTCCCCTTTGCTTCGTCGTTCCATCGTTCATCTGCTGGTTTTGCTTATCCATCGCAAAAGCTTATGATTAACTTATGGATGTTAAATCGTTGTTTTGGCTTGATCGTTTCGCGCCCGGTTTCGTGGCAGGATTTTGCCAGGTGAAGGGTAAAAAGTTTTTGCCCTGTCTCAGTGCTGTAAAACGAAGAAACGCTTCGAAAGGAAGGAACCGCCGTATCTATCGGTTCATGTCACATCCGTCGACGTCGACGGTAACGGTTATGCTGCTGCAACCGTCCGGGAGATAATCATTGAAGTTTGCGTTTGAAAAGAAGAAGGTATGGGTGGACTGGAGTATGGTAAAGAAAATCGTACAAACTCACACGCGAAAGGCAGCGCAGACACATCCACATGCGATGATGAACAGTGTAAGAACAAAGATTTAGATGTGTCGTAAAAGTGATTTATGCTTGCATTTTCTCCCCCCCCAaatttttggggaggaaaactttttattctcttttttgtcgtttttctttttgctttccattctGGAGAAAGCTTTTGCAAAAGTAGGGTTTTGTGCGTCGCGTGAGGAAATCCTTTTTCCGGCACATTTCTACATGAAGTGATTATGGAACGGTTCAGGCATATGCGAGCTTATTGAAAGCAGAACCGGCGGGATGGATGGGATTTTCAGCAATCTGGTTAATATTTAAGCATGATTAGGACGGTTCAGACAACTTTCTAACGCCACCAGTATTAAACGATAGGCAAGAAGTGTTTGAATTCGGGTCGGATTACTACCTTCCATAGAGGCATGCGACTGGAACGAATACAATTTTGTGCTTTACATGTTTGATAACTCCTCCTTCTGAAGGTACAATCATCATTATCCGTCCACTTTGGTCTTTGGCCTACCGTAGAGCCGTACAGATTGGAATACAAATGTTGCTTCGATACCGAATCAATCCCCTAAAGCTTTTCccgcgtttgttttgttttgtttgttcatccGTTTTGGTTTGCGTGGAAAAATATGCTCAATAAACCCGAACGCCGTGTTGGTGGTGTGTTGCCAAGTTGTTTCACCACCAATCATTACACCGATGGTGGGTTTGACCGTAGCAACCGAATTATTCCCGCGGTCAAAACCAACTTCTTGTTCGTGTACCGTCGCAGGGTTAGTAATGAAATCCCTCCAGCCACGGTAAGGCATTGACATCTTGGTTTAGCTCGATGGGTTCACGTTCGTCGTAATATGTGTTTCCTTCCGTTGTGCCATCGTCCTCATCCTCCACTCCATTGTCCGTAGGACTTTCTGGTGGTAGAAGAGTCGTAACAGTCGTTACGGACGGTCCCATTACGTCGTGTATGATGTTAACCGGACATTCGATCAGCTGTACCAGCAGGTTGATGATGTTCTTGTAGATACGCTCGTTTAGCTCCATCTGACGCTCGGTGTCACGGTCGACCCAGCCACTCGGAAGTACTGCATTCTTCGATTTCGATTGAAGCACCGTTCGCATGTTCCGGTAGTGCTGATCAACGGGACCGAAGCTTTGCAACTTACGTTCGACGGCGGCCCGAAACCTTTGTGCCTCTTGTAATAGTTCGTTGCGTGCGTTGCGCTTACGGGCAGGATCCGCCGTTGCTCGGCGCGCTGTACGTTGAAAGGCATCAAAATGGTGCTGCAGCTGAGTGGCTCTTGCTTGTAAGGGCCGTAGATTGGCACGGCTGTGTTGTAGCTGCTCGTACAATGCACGGTTCAATCCGTCCAGCTTCGCTTTGGAGTCGATAGTGTGTAGCATCGATTTTGTTTGAAGCTGGTCGATGCGTGCCTTTGATTCTCGCTGCCGTAAATCGGGCGTAGTTGCTGGTGAAAAGATAGTTGAAGTTTTTGTTatgggaaattgtttaaattttgaattggATACACGTGAGAAGGATTATGTAATATTAAGTTAAGAATGATTTTtacttaacactagaactacaaagttttttaagcatttttcgtttttggttaattatttaacaatttcgaagagttgcattatattttattgtatatGGGTGATCTTACTATacaatatatatgtaaaattcatgtttcaactatcttaagattgtttaaccccaaaaattaatttgatgaaaatgaagcgttccagtcaaaatgactggtccggtagttcaaGTGTACTCTAGAATAAATTTATGGAGCGACATTGCTCAACtgttaaaaagatttttttttatatggccAACAAGGCCgtgataattttcttttgtttcggaAAGGAAACATCTACTCTGTTTCAAGGATTCCCATGTCTATTTGCCAAAGTGTACAAATACTCGTGAGGAATACTTACGCTGGCACAGGAAAAATTGCAACTCCAACGTAATCAGCACTGTTCCTACTATAATTAACCGATGACCTTTAAGTGAATGCATTTCTGAATCTTTCCTATTCGACGCTTTCACAACACAATTTGCAGAAGTTTCCAATTGCACGTTTCGTTAAGCAAACTGTTCACACTGGAACTGTGTGTATCGAGACAAAGTTGGTTGTTTATATATCGTCTCCGGGATATGCTGTATCCCAACTCAAACCAGCCGTAAAATGTATCCAAAGCTCAACAAAGCTGTGCATAATGTGTTTccttttaatatgttttttttttcatttacagcGGAATGCAACGTTCTAGTCGGTTAACGATAGTCATTTGGTTAGTCGCACAGCAATTGATAGCCTTTTCCCAGTCGCCAAACGTAGAACAACGGTGCTCGGTTAGTTTAAATGGTAAATGCAACTGTCCAATCAGGGTGCTGTTGcgttaaaatgcaatttagtTCGTTATTTTCGCTATCCATTAGCGTCGAATGtgttttggttggttgggtCCAAACTATTGACTTTTCTTTCCGACGCTAACCGAACATGGAAAAGTGCATCACTGTTTACctaagtgtttgtgtgtgctaaTAGGCTTACGACGTTTGGAAAtgttggtttaaaaaaacattaattaaaacgatggttttagattgttttgtttctataaCACGCCGGAACGGTGAACTCATGCAGTTAAATTGGGTTAGAAACTGGACACAAAGTAGCAAAGCAGTTTCCCATCCTAAAAGTGATTAATGTTAGCTTCTGTATTTGGACATTCGCAATTACCATGGTGATTAGGTATATCGATGCAATATTTCGAAATGACACAGACGCTTCTCCCTGTTAGTGCCGCCGTGGACGCcatgcaaaaattaaaatcactcCACCCATTGCAAACGGGC
Proteins encoded in this window:
- the LOC125764346 gene encoding uncharacterized protein LOC125764346, translating into MHSLKGHRLIIVGTVLITLELQFFLCQPTTPDLRQRESKARIDQLQTKSMLHTIDSKAKLDGLNRALYEQLQHSRANLRPLQARATQLQHHFDAFQRTARRATADPARKRNARNELLQEAQRFRAAVERKLQSFGPVDQHYRNMRTVLQSKSKNAVLPSGWVDRDTERQMELNERIYKNIINLLVQLIECPVNIIHDVMGPSVTTVTTLLPPESPTDNGVEDEDDGTTEGNTYYDEREPIELNQDVNALPWLEGFHY